AGGCCCTCGCGATCTGACGCACCGGCCCCGCACCGACGAGACGCCCCCTTCGGGTGGAGACCACCGGAGGGGGCGTCGTCGTGCCGGAACGAATGGCCCGGGCAGCACCGGGCACGGGCGGCGCGGCCCGGCGGTGGCACGGAAGCCGGGGCGGCCTCAGGTGAGCGAGCCCGGCTTGGGCAGCGGCTTTCCGTACCAGAGCTCGATCAGCCACGAGGCGATCGAGATCCCGTAGGGGGGCAGGACTTCCCCGGACTCGAAGGCGGCGCACAGGTCTTCCCGGGAGAACCAGCGGGCCTCGTGGATCTCCTCGCCGTCCACGGAGATCTCCGACGAGGTGGCACGGGCCGTGAATCCGAGCATCAGGCTGTACGGGAAGGGCCACGGCTGGCTGGCGACGTACTCGACCTCGCCGACGGTGACGCCCGCTTCCTCGTACGCCTCCCGGATCACCGACTGCTCGATGGACTCGCCGGGCTCGACGAAGCCGGCGAGGGTGGAGAAGCGGCCCTCCGGCCAGTGGACCTGGCGGCCGAGCAGCGCGCGGTCGTCCTCGTCCGTGACCAGCATGATCACGGCGGGGTCCGTGCGCGGGTAGTGCTCGGCGCCGCAGGCCGGGCAGCGGCGGACGTGCCCGGCGGCCGCGATGACGGTCCGCTCGCCGCAGCGTGAGCAGAAGCGGTGGAGCCGCTGCCAGTTCTCCAGGGCCACCGCCTGCACCATCAGTCCCGCGTCCCTCGGGGACAGCAGCAGACCGGCCTCGCGCAGCCCGGCCGGGCGGGCGGACTGATCCATGCGGCCGGGGAGCGAGTCCTTCTGGAGGGCGAAGTAGCTGACGCCGTCCCCGTCGGTGCCGAGGAAGTAGCGGTGGGTCTCGGTGGGAGGCGCCTCGAAGGCCGGGGTCGTCACCAGTTCGGTGCGGCCGTCGGCGGTGTCGTCGATCAGCACCTGGCCGCCGGAGACGACGAACACCCGTGTCGTCGGGTGACTCCAGGCAGCCGCCAGCCAGGCCTCGTCGAGTCGGTGGTGTGCGGCGCGGTCGATGCCGCTGGGCGCCGTCAGGCCGATGGAACGGCCGTCGCCTACGTGATCGAAGGTGCTCACAGGTGCTTCCCACTCCCCCGGGTTGACCGGCTTTCTGCGGATGACCGGTTGTCTGTCACTGGAGGGCGCCGGCCAGGTCGCCCCACAGGTACGCGGCGGTTTCGACGCCCTTCAGCAGCAGGGCCAGTTCGACCTTCTCATTGGGCGCGTGCCAGCCGTCGGACGGCACGGAAACACCCAGGAACAGCACCGGTGCACCGAGCACGTCCTGGATGTCGGCGGCGGGCCCCGAACCGCCCTCCCGCGTGAAGCGGATCTTCTGCCCGTCGAAGGCACGGCTCATCGACCGGGCGAGCGACCGCAGGGCCGGGTGGTCCAGCGGTGTGAGGCAGGGCCGGGTCGCCGCACCGAAAGCGATCTCGTGGCGGATGCCGGCGGGCACCCGGGACGCGACCCAGGTGCGGACCGCTTCCTCCACCCGGTCCGGATCCTGACCGGCGACGAGCCGGAAGGAGAGCTTCAGCCGCGCCGAGGCCGGGATGATCGTCTTGCCCCCGGGCCCCTGGTAACCGCCGCCGATACCGTTGACCTCGGCGGTCGGGCGGGTCCAGATCCGCTCCAGGGTGGTGTGGCCCGCCTCGCCCAACGTCCCGTACGACTTGGCCGTACGCAGCCACTCGGACTCGTCGAACGGCAGCTCGGCGAGGAGTTCGCGTTCCGTGGCGGTCGGCTCGCGAACACCCTCGTAGAACCCGGGGACCGCCACCCGCTCGTGCTCGTCGTGCAGGGCCGCGACGATCCGGGCGGCGACGGTGGCCGGGTTGGGCACGGCGCCGCCGAAGGAACCGGAATGGATGTCCTGGTCCGGTCCGTACAGCGCGATCTCGCAGTCCGCGAGGCCGCGCATGCCGGTGCACACGGTGGGGGTCGTCTCCGACCACATGCCCGTGTCGGAGACGATCACGACGTCGGCGGCGAGCCGACTCCGGCGCTGCTCGACCAGGGCGCGGAAGTGCGGCGATCCGGACTCCTCCTCGCCCTCGACGAGGAG
The genomic region above belongs to Streptomyces marianii and contains:
- a CDS encoding dipeptidase, which translates into the protein MSDTPDNAVRTYIAEHRAAFLDDLAEWLRIPSVSAQPEHDKDVRRSAEWLAAKLTETGFPTAEVWEVPPAAPGEAQGAPAVFAEWSSTDPDAPTVLVYGHHDVQPAAREDGWDTDPFEPVVRDGRMYGRGAADDKGQVFFHTLGVRAHLAATGRTSPAVNLKLLVEGEEESGSPHFRALVEQRRSRLAADVVIVSDTGMWSETTPTVCTGMRGLADCEIALYGPDQDIHSGSFGGAVPNPATVAARIVAALHDEHERVAVPGFYEGVREPTATERELLAELPFDESEWLRTAKSYGTLGEAGHTTLERIWTRPTAEVNGIGGGYQGPGGKTIIPASARLKLSFRLVAGQDPDRVEEAVRTWVASRVPAGIRHEIAFGAATRPCLTPLDHPALRSLARSMSRAFDGQKIRFTREGGSGPAADIQDVLGAPVLFLGVSVPSDGWHAPNEKVELALLLKGVETAAYLWGDLAGALQ
- the nudC gene encoding NAD(+) diphosphatase produces the protein MSTFDHVGDGRSIGLTAPSGIDRAAHHRLDEAWLAAAWSHPTTRVFVVSGGQVLIDDTADGRTELVTTPAFEAPPTETHRYFLGTDGDGVSYFALQKDSLPGRMDQSARPAGLREAGLLLSPRDAGLMVQAVALENWQRLHRFCSRCGERTVIAAAGHVRRCPACGAEHYPRTDPAVIMLVTDEDDRALLGRQVHWPEGRFSTLAGFVEPGESIEQSVIREAYEEAGVTVGEVEYVASQPWPFPYSLMLGFTARATSSEISVDGEEIHEARWFSREDLCAAFESGEVLPPYGISIASWLIELWYGKPLPKPGSLT